One stretch of Musicola paradisiaca NCPPB 2511 DNA includes these proteins:
- the tyrR gene encoding transcriptional regulator TyrR — MRLEVFCQDRLGLTRELLDLLVLRHIDLRGIEIDPVGRIYLNFATLHFEEFSALMAEIRRIPGVSDVRTIAFMPSEREHRALSALLESMPEPVLSVDLKGKLELVNAAALTLFELTRDKARAMTLGQLVNGYAIAQWQELGGRPETVRVVIRGQDFLLEVTPVHLEDDNGKLTTAGALVMLRSAVRMGRQLQDTPVHDDREFEHVVAVSPRMRQVVEQARKLAMLDAPLLLIGETGTGKDMLARACHLRSSRGKKPFLALNCASLPDDVMESELYGYAPGAYPNALEGKKGFFEQANGGSVLLDEVGEMSPQMQTKLLRFLNDGTFRRVGEEHEVHVDVRVICATQKNLQDLVQRGLFREDLFYRLNVLTINLPPLRECPMDVMPLVELFVARFADEQGIAHPRIAPEVRALLPQYGWPGNVRQLKNTLYRALAQLEGHELRLADIDLPAFQHDVAHSDEVLEGSLDDINKRFERSVLTRLYQTYPSTRKLAKRLGVSHTAIANKLREYGLSGRKSVGDEDE; from the coding sequence ATGCGTCTGGAAGTGTTTTGTCAGGACCGGCTCGGTCTGACTCGTGAATTGCTGGATCTACTGGTACTGCGCCATATTGATTTGCGTGGTATCGAGATCGATCCTGTCGGCCGAATCTACCTGAATTTCGCGACGCTGCATTTTGAGGAGTTCAGCGCGCTGATGGCGGAAATTCGCCGCATTCCGGGCGTTAGCGATGTCCGCACCATCGCCTTTATGCCGTCGGAGCGTGAGCATCGGGCGCTCAGTGCATTGCTGGAGTCGATGCCCGAGCCGGTGTTATCGGTGGATCTGAAAGGCAAGCTGGAACTGGTCAACGCCGCCGCGCTGACATTGTTCGAGTTGACACGGGATAAAGCCCGGGCCATGACGTTGGGGCAACTGGTGAATGGCTACGCAATCGCCCAGTGGCAGGAACTGGGCGGCAGGCCGGAAACCGTGCGGGTAGTGATTCGCGGCCAGGATTTTTTGCTGGAGGTGACGCCAGTACACCTGGAAGACGACAACGGTAAACTGACGACGGCCGGCGCGCTGGTGATGTTGCGATCAGCGGTACGCATGGGGAGACAACTGCAGGATACGCCGGTTCATGACGACCGGGAGTTCGAGCATGTGGTGGCGGTAAGCCCGCGTATGCGCCAGGTGGTGGAACAGGCACGCAAACTGGCGATGTTGGATGCGCCGTTGCTGCTGATTGGCGAAACCGGCACGGGCAAGGATATGCTGGCTCGAGCCTGCCATCTACGTAGCAGCCGGGGTAAGAAACCCTTTTTGGCGCTCAACTGTGCCTCGCTGCCGGATGATGTGATGGAAAGCGAACTTTACGGCTATGCGCCAGGCGCTTACCCCAATGCGCTGGAAGGTAAGAAAGGGTTTTTCGAACAGGCTAACGGTGGTTCGGTGCTGCTGGACGAAGTGGGCGAGATGTCGCCCCAGATGCAGACTAAATTGCTGCGATTTCTCAACGACGGCACGTTCCGGCGTGTGGGGGAAGAGCATGAGGTTCACGTTGATGTTCGTGTGATCTGCGCTACCCAGAAAAATCTGCAGGATTTGGTGCAACGCGGGCTGTTTCGTGAGGATTTGTTCTATCGTCTGAATGTGTTGACGATCAATTTGCCGCCCTTGCGCGAGTGTCCGATGGACGTCATGCCGTTGGTGGAATTGTTTGTCGCCCGTTTCGCCGATGAGCAGGGCATTGCGCATCCCCGTATCGCGCCGGAGGTGCGCGCTTTGTTGCCGCAGTATGGTTGGCCGGGCAATGTGCGCCAGTTAAAAAATACTCTCTATCGTGCATTGGCTCAGTTGGAAGGCCATGAACTGCGTCTGGCGGATATCGACCTGCCTGCATTCCAGCATGACGTCGCCCACAGCGACGAGGTGCTGGAAGGGTCGCTGGATGATATCAATAAACGATTTGAGCGTTCGGTGTTGACCCGGCTGTATCAAACTTACCCCAGCACCCGCAAACTGGCGAAAAGGCTGGGGGTTTCTCATACCGCTATCGCCAATAAATTGCGTGAATACGGTCTCAGCGGGCGTAAAAGCGTCGGCGATGAAGATGAGTGA
- a CDS encoding GNAT family N-acetyltransferase produces the protein MTELTTPRLLLRPYTSDDAQESLRAILESADTIGRWLVWWSPDYSLQDASCWITLSAQQRQSGDAFDFAVTDRASGHLLGTVSINAINRAYRMGNIGYWIRQSAQGHGYMPEAVRAIAAFGFDELALTRLEIFAGEHNHPSRRVAEKVGAHFEGIARNRIILRHGPIDAAMYSLVPGDIIR, from the coding sequence ATGACTGAACTGACTACGCCGCGCCTGTTACTACGCCCTTATACCTCGGATGATGCTCAGGAATCCCTGCGGGCGATTTTGGAGTCGGCCGATACGATCGGCCGCTGGCTGGTCTGGTGGTCGCCGGATTACAGCCTGCAGGACGCCTCCTGCTGGATCACACTTTCAGCACAACAGCGACAGAGCGGCGATGCCTTTGATTTCGCCGTCACTGACCGAGCATCGGGGCATCTGCTCGGTACGGTTTCCATCAATGCCATCAATAGGGCTTATCGGATGGGGAATATCGGCTACTGGATACGGCAGTCGGCTCAGGGACATGGCTATATGCCGGAAGCGGTGCGCGCCATTGCCGCATTCGGGTTTGATGAACTGGCGCTGACGCGGCTGGAGATCTTTGCGGGAGAACACAACCACCCCAGCCGTCGGGTGGCGGAAAAGGTCGGCGCCCACTTTGAAGGCATCGCCAGAAACCGCATCATCCTGCGCCACGGGCCGATCGATGCCGCCATGTATTCGTTAGTGCCGGGCGATATCATCCGCTGA
- a CDS encoding helix-turn-helix transcriptional regulator, protein MIMTVSVPAAESHPSLVLQDNRKQLGAFLRSRRESLDPQRLGLPSPRKRRTPGLRREDVALLADVGITWYTWLEQGREIRTSAKTLTAIANALQFNQDETRHLFMLAGLPFSPAARASCEKISADGQRILDQLNPFPAVIVNARFSILGFNQAWCRLMNINLAQLPHEDRNCILLAFTHPGWRECLVDLHELLPNIVAMFRARMAEHSGDPLWEAQLQRFLSESEEFRQLWHQRHDIQGVDDREKRFRHPVLGIIALRQTNWWTASSNGDRMLVYMPASPQDNQWLEQLAQYPLPT, encoded by the coding sequence ATGATCATGACCGTGTCGGTACCCGCAGCTGAATCGCATCCGTCACTCGTGTTACAGGATAACCGCAAACAGCTCGGCGCCTTTCTGCGCTCGCGTCGCGAAAGCCTGGATCCGCAGCGGCTGGGGTTGCCCTCGCCGCGCAAACGACGAACACCGGGTCTGCGCCGTGAGGATGTCGCGTTACTGGCTGATGTAGGCATAACCTGGTACACCTGGCTGGAGCAGGGTCGGGAAATCCGCACCTCCGCTAAAACGCTTACCGCCATCGCCAACGCGCTGCAATTCAATCAGGATGAAACCCGTCATCTGTTTATGTTGGCCGGGTTGCCCTTCTCGCCCGCTGCACGCGCCAGTTGTGAAAAAATCAGCGCTGACGGGCAACGAATTCTCGATCAACTCAACCCTTTTCCGGCTGTCATCGTCAACGCACGCTTTAGCATTCTCGGTTTCAATCAGGCCTGGTGCCGTCTGATGAATATCAATCTGGCACAGCTCCCCCATGAGGATCGCAACTGTATTTTGCTGGCTTTCACTCACCCCGGCTGGCGGGAATGTTTGGTCGATCTGCACGAGCTTCTGCCGAATATCGTAGCCATGTTCCGGGCTCGCATGGCGGAACACAGCGGTGATCCGCTATGGGAAGCCCAACTACAGCGTTTTCTAAGCGAGTCGGAAGAGTTCCGTCAGTTATGGCACCAGCGCCATGACATTCAGGGCGTGGACGATCGTGAAAAACGCTTCCGTCACCCGGTACTGGGGATTATCGCCCTGCGGCAGACCAACTGGTGGACAGCCTCCAGTAATGGTGATCGCATGCTGGTGTATATGCCGGCCAGCCCGCAGGACAACCAGTGGCTGGAACAATTGGCCCAGTATCCTCTGCCAACGTAA
- a CDS encoding MFS transporter: MKQASMPPALSSIGLILLLTGQLLPMIDFSIVNVALESIANSLHASPAELELVVSVYGVAFAVSLAMGGRLGDNLGRGRLFLFGVALFGVASLLCGIAWHIGVLLLARALQGFSAAMVVPQILATIHVCLRGRDHARALGLYSAIGGIAFVVGQVLGGWLIQLDIAGFGWRSVFLVNLPLCLLVLLFAPGRLPDTRGEKPVALDISGTTLLSIALAFFVVSSGAWAYLALELAVSGGVAAVTGGVYSAALG; the protein is encoded by the coding sequence ATGAAACAGGCTTCTATGCCACCTGCGCTCAGCAGTATCGGATTGATACTGCTACTTACCGGACAGCTATTGCCGATGATTGATTTTTCGATCGTCAACGTAGCGCTGGAGTCTATCGCTAACTCGCTTCACGCCAGCCCGGCAGAGCTGGAACTGGTGGTATCGGTTTACGGCGTCGCTTTTGCCGTTTCATTGGCGATGGGCGGGCGTTTGGGCGATAACTTGGGGCGCGGTCGGTTGTTTCTGTTTGGCGTGGCGCTGTTTGGTGTAGCGTCATTACTCTGTGGTATTGCCTGGCATATCGGCGTGCTGTTGCTGGCGCGGGCGTTGCAGGGTTTTAGCGCCGCTATGGTGGTGCCGCAGATCCTAGCGACGATCCATGTTTGCCTGAGAGGTCGCGACCACGCACGGGCTTTGGGGTTATACAGCGCTATCGGCGGTATCGCATTTGTCGTGGGGCAAGTATTGGGTGGTTGGCTGATTCAATTGGATATTGCCGGATTCGGTTGGCGCAGCGTGTTTTTGGTCAATCTGCCGCTTTGCTTGCTGGTTTTGCTGTTTGCTCCCGGTCGTCTACCGGATACGCGAGGAGAAAAACCGGTCGCGCTGGATATATCGGGAACCACATTACTTTCTATCGCGCTGGCTTTTTTTGTTGTTTCCTCTGGCGCTTGGGCCTATCTGGCATTGGAACTGGCTGTGTCTGGCGGCGTTGCTGCTGTCACTGGTGGCGTTTATTCTGCTGCGTTGGGTTGA
- a CDS encoding MFS transporter gives MFAVAYTLQSGAGFSPLQSGNSFIGLGLSYFVASLLSGRIAARIGHIRSLLMGCAIQMVGLVLLMATLAWRWPITIMLILPSTMMIGFGQAFIVSSFYRIGLSDVPLPLAGAGSALLSTIQQTSLGLGPILLGSVLVQALHGNGGNFAQALIVTLVAEWGLMLVLVACALRVKYREARVSPAGGVSAVSER, from the coding sequence ATGTTTGCGGTGGCATACACGCTGCAATCCGGTGCTGGGTTCTCGCCATTGCAATCAGGCAACAGCTTTATCGGGCTGGGATTATCCTATTTTGTCGCGTCGCTGTTGAGCGGGCGTATCGCTGCCCGAATCGGGCATATCCGTTCGTTGTTGATGGGATGTGCTATCCAGATGGTTGGGCTGGTGCTACTGATGGCGACGCTGGCATGGCGCTGGCCGATTACGATAATGCTGATTTTGCCCTCCACGATGATGATTGGTTTTGGGCAGGCGTTTATCGTCAGCAGTTTTTATCGCATCGGCTTGTCTGATGTGCCGCTGCCATTGGCCGGTGCGGGCAGCGCGTTGTTGTCGACAATACAGCAGACCTCTCTGGGGCTGGGGCCCATCCTGTTGGGAAGTGTTCTGGTTCAGGCTTTGCACGGCAACGGCGGCAACTTTGCGCAGGCGTTGATCGTTACACTGGTTGCCGAGTGGGGGCTGATGCTGGTGTTGGTCGCATGCGCGTTGCGGGTGAAATACCGCGAAGCGCGTGTTTCCCCGGCTGGCGGTGTGAGTGCGGTGAGTGAACGGTAA
- the tpx gene encoding thiol peroxidase — MSKNVHFQGNPVPVAGTFPAKGSKAKAFSLVAKDLSDVALSHYTGKRKVLNIFPSIDTGVCAASVRKFNQFAAELNNTVVLCISADLPFAQSRFCGAEGLNSVVVLSTLRGDVFKEDYGVAIAEGALKGLTARAVVVLDENDNVLHSELVNEITNEPDYDAALAVLK; from the coding sequence ATGTCAAAAAACGTACATTTTCAAGGCAATCCAGTACCGGTTGCGGGGACTTTCCCGGCAAAAGGAAGTAAAGCGAAGGCATTTTCCCTGGTTGCCAAAGACCTTTCTGATGTGGCTTTGAGCCACTACACAGGTAAACGCAAAGTCCTGAATATTTTCCCCAGTATTGATACCGGTGTTTGCGCAGCCTCCGTTCGTAAATTCAACCAGTTTGCCGCTGAACTGAACAACACCGTGGTCTTGTGCATCTCTGCAGACCTACCGTTTGCCCAATCCCGCTTTTGCGGCGCTGAAGGTCTGAATAGTGTTGTCGTCCTGTCTACCCTGCGCGGCGATGTATTCAAGGAAGACTACGGTGTAGCCATTGCCGAAGGCGCACTGAAAGGGCTGACAGCCCGAGCCGTTGTCGTATTGGATGAAAATGACAATGTGCTGCACAGCGAGTTGGTGAATGAAATTACCAACGAGCCGGACTACGATGCCGCATTGGCGGTACTGAAATAA
- the mpaA gene encoding murein tripeptide amidase MpaA — MATQRAATRPRSERGFFHHIGDVYGRSRLGAPLIFFPAEQSTPHSGVILAGTHGDETASVFALSCALRTLAPGLRHHHVVLAVNPDGCQLGTRCNAHGVDLNRNFPTANWQPDGTVYRWSDVTPDRDVRLSTGDSPGSEPETRALCQLIEQLSPPWIVSFHEPLACIEDPRLSPLGSWLAKAFELPLVENVGYATPGSFGTWCVEHQLHCITAELPVIAADSANEHYLEPLLQLLSHNFYTNVENVALH; from the coding sequence ATGGCAACACAACGCGCTGCAACACGGCCTCGCTCAGAGCGGGGATTTTTTCACCATATCGGCGATGTATACGGTCGCTCCCGGCTAGGGGCGCCATTGATCTTCTTTCCCGCAGAGCAATCCACACCGCATAGTGGAGTCATCCTTGCCGGCACTCATGGTGATGAAACGGCTTCGGTTTTCGCGCTTTCCTGCGCATTACGAACGCTCGCGCCCGGTCTGCGCCATCATCATGTCGTGCTGGCGGTGAATCCGGATGGATGCCAACTCGGTACGCGGTGTAATGCGCATGGCGTCGATCTTAATCGCAATTTCCCCACAGCTAACTGGCAACCAGACGGGACGGTATACCGCTGGAGCGACGTTACCCCTGATCGCGACGTCAGGCTATCCACTGGCGACAGCCCTGGTTCCGAACCGGAAACCCGCGCATTGTGCCAACTGATAGAACAGCTTTCGCCGCCGTGGATCGTCTCTTTTCACGAACCGCTGGCCTGCATTGAGGATCCACGGCTGTCGCCACTGGGAAGCTGGCTGGCCAAGGCGTTTGAACTGCCATTAGTGGAAAACGTGGGGTATGCCACGCCCGGTTCGTTCGGTACCTGGTGTGTGGAACATCAATTGCATTGCATTACAGCAGAGCTACCGGTTATCGCCGCCGATAGTGCTAACGAACATTATCTGGAACCGTTGCTGCAACTGCTCTCCCACAATTTTTATACCAATGTTGAGAATGTTGCCCTACACTAA
- a CDS encoding peptide ABC transporter substrate-binding protein, translated as MQSHYLALSMVLMAALAGSAVAAQVPVGTVLAERQEIVRHIKDEPASLDPVKAVGLPEIQVIRDLFEGLVNQDEHGNPIPGVAERWQTSDNRTFIFTLRNNARWSNGDPVTARDFVYSWQRLVAPENTSPFAWFARLAGIVNADEILSGKLPADRLGVVALDDHTLKVQLVRPIPYFVNLAANFSLFPVHQATVEKFGKDWTKPGNLVGNGAFQLQDRVVNEKLELIPNAYYWDHAHTLLAKVTFVPINQESNATKRYQAGDIDITESFPKNLYPKLLKDIPGQVFTPDQLGTYYYAFNTQRGPTSDARVRQALSYAIDRQIIAEKVLGTGEKPA; from the coding sequence ATGCAATCTCATTATCTCGCATTATCTATGGTGTTGATGGCTGCGTTGGCCGGCTCTGCTGTTGCAGCGCAGGTGCCTGTCGGCACCGTGCTGGCAGAACGGCAGGAGATCGTCCGCCATATCAAAGATGAACCCGCCTCGTTGGATCCGGTAAAGGCGGTAGGGCTGCCGGAGATTCAGGTTATCCGTGATCTGTTTGAGGGGCTGGTGAATCAGGACGAACACGGCAACCCAATCCCAGGCGTGGCGGAGCGTTGGCAAACCAGCGATAACCGGACTTTCATATTCACACTACGCAACAATGCACGTTGGTCTAACGGTGATCCGGTCACTGCTCGCGATTTTGTGTACAGTTGGCAGCGTCTGGTTGCGCCGGAAAATACGTCCCCCTTTGCCTGGTTCGCTCGACTGGCAGGTATCGTCAATGCGGATGAAATTTTGTCGGGCAAGCTTCCTGCCGATAGACTGGGTGTCGTCGCGTTGGATGATCATACGCTGAAAGTACAGTTGGTCAGGCCGATACCTTATTTTGTTAATCTGGCTGCCAATTTCAGTTTGTTTCCCGTGCATCAGGCTACGGTGGAAAAATTCGGTAAAGATTGGACTAAGCCAGGCAACTTGGTAGGCAACGGCGCGTTTCAGCTACAGGATCGGGTAGTGAATGAGAAGCTAGAGCTGATCCCTAATGCGTATTACTGGGATCATGCCCATACCTTGTTGGCCAAAGTGACGTTTGTACCGATCAATCAGGAGTCAAACGCCACGAAACGCTATCAGGCCGGTGATATCGACATCACCGAGTCTTTTCCGAAGAATCTCTACCCGAAATTACTGAAGGATATTCCCGGTCAGGTATTCACGCCGGATCAACTGGGCACCTATTATTATGCCTTCAATACTCAGCGGGGGCCGACCAGCGATGCCCGAGTGCGTCAGGCACTGTCGTATGCGATCGATCGCCAGATTATCGCGGAAAAAGTGTTGGGGACTGGCGAGAAGCCTGCTTA
- a CDS encoding ABC transporter substrate-binding protein, producing RFTPDVTAGFKPVPIVLQQYSQAELDAQAKALMTAAGYGPSKPLTLTLLYNMQEVHQKIAIAIASMWKKKLGVDVKLVNQEWKTYIDSRNSGNFDVVRASWIGDYNEPSTFLSLLTSTHSGNIARFKNPGYDRLMEEAANQTDKKALNDDYNKAEQVIAEEAPIAPIYQYTNGRLIKPWVKGYPITNAEDVAYSHTLYILKY from the coding sequence CGTTTTACACCGGATGTCACTGCCGGGTTTAAACCGGTGCCGATTGTACTGCAGCAGTATTCGCAAGCTGAACTTGATGCGCAAGCTAAAGCGCTGATGACGGCTGCCGGGTACGGGCCATCGAAACCATTGACATTAACCTTGCTGTACAATATGCAGGAAGTGCACCAGAAGATTGCGATTGCGATCGCTTCCATGTGGAAGAAGAAGCTGGGTGTGGATGTAAAACTGGTTAATCAGGAATGGAAAACCTATATCGATAGCCGGAACAGCGGCAATTTTGATGTGGTGCGGGCGTCCTGGATTGGCGACTACAACGAACCTTCTACATTTTTGTCATTGTTGACGTCGACGCACAGCGGCAATATTGCCCGTTTCAAAAACCCGGGATATGACCGCCTGATGGAGGAAGCGGCTAATCAGACGGATAAAAAAGCGCTGAACGATGATTACAATAAAGCAGAACAGGTTATTGCTGAAGAAGCGCCGATTGCGCCTATTTATCAATACACGAATGGGCGACTGATTAAACCTTGGGTAAAGGGATATCCCATTACCAATGCCGAGGATGTGGCATACAGCCATACGCTTTATATTCTGAAATATTGA
- a CDS encoding ECs_2282 family putative zinc-binding protein produces the protein MGITFNICCPVCGSDQITRPTNFDFNTNFTGVSCGMCGRPITKADAIKQLASIRPRHKAGKRHKRR, from the coding sequence ATGGGTATTACATTTAACATTTGTTGTCCTGTTTGCGGTAGTGATCAAATCACACGTCCAACCAACTTTGACTTTAACACCAATTTTACTGGTGTCAGTTGCGGGATGTGTGGGCGTCCTATTACTAAAGCGGATGCGATTAAACAGCTTGCGAGTATACGTCCTCGTCATAAAGCGGGAAAACGTCATAAGCGCCGTTAG
- the zntB gene encoding zinc transporter ZntB, which translates to MLANTGAVIACQLDGKGGMAPLGAHSASPCWLHLDSNQPNSARWLNETGLLPDSVRAALAGESARPRVARLGDGTLITLRSINYNDDARPDQLVAMRVFVTDRLIVSTRRRKVAAIDAVMQDLKEGNGPTDSSSWLVSIAEALTDDTSEFIDELHEKIIDLEDALLEQQIPPRGALALIRKQLIVLRRYMTPQRDIFSRLSGEKLAWMHDDDRRRMQEIAERLGRGLDDLDASIARTAVIADEITSLMTDAMNRRTYTMSMLAMLFLPTTFLTGLFGVNLGGIPGAGSALGFAVFCLMLILLIGGVAWWLRRSKWL; encoded by the coding sequence ATGTTGGCTAATACCGGGGCCGTGATTGCCTGTCAACTGGACGGCAAAGGCGGCATGGCGCCTTTGGGGGCGCACAGTGCTTCGCCATGTTGGCTGCACCTGGATTCCAATCAGCCGAACAGTGCCCGTTGGCTGAATGAAACGGGGTTGTTGCCGGATAGCGTTCGTGCGGCGCTGGCTGGAGAGAGTGCGCGGCCCAGGGTGGCGCGTCTGGGGGACGGGACGCTGATTACATTACGCAGCATTAACTACAATGATGACGCTCGGCCGGATCAATTGGTGGCGATGCGCGTGTTTGTCACCGATCGGCTGATAGTTTCTACGCGACGCCGCAAAGTTGCGGCGATTGACGCGGTGATGCAGGATCTGAAGGAAGGGAACGGTCCAACCGACAGCAGCAGCTGGCTGGTGTCTATCGCTGAAGCGCTGACGGATGATACCAGCGAGTTTATCGATGAATTGCACGAGAAGATAATCGATCTGGAAGACGCCTTGCTGGAGCAACAAATCCCTCCTCGCGGGGCGTTGGCGTTGATTCGTAAGCAGTTGATCGTATTGCGGCGGTATATGACGCCGCAGCGTGACATCTTCTCGCGTTTGTCCGGGGAGAAACTGGCCTGGATGCATGACGATGATCGGCGACGCATGCAGGAGATTGCCGAGCGGCTCGGTCGAGGGTTGGACGATCTTGACGCCAGTATCGCCAGAACTGCGGTGATCGCCGATGAGATTACCTCGCTAATGACCGATGCCATGAATCGTCGCACGTATACGATGTCGATGTTGGCGATGCTGTTTTTACCTACCACATTCCTTACCGGATTGTTCGGCGTCAATCTGGGCGGGATACCCGGGGCGGGAAGCGCACTAGGCTTTGCCGTATTTTGTTTGATGTTGATTCTGTTGATTGGCGGGGTTGCGTGGTGGTTAAGGCGTAGTAAATGGTTGTGA
- the ttcA gene encoding tRNA 2-thiocytidine(32) synthetase TtcA: MQESHNLNQKQQYNLNKLQKRLRRNVGEAIADFSMIEDGDRVMVCLSGGKDSYTMLEILRNLQQSAPISFSLIAVNLDQKQPGFPGHVLPNYLDSIGIEYKIVEENTYGIVKEKIPEGKTTCSLCSRLRRGILYRTATELGATKIALGHHRDDILQTLFLNMFYGGKLKGMPPKLMSDDGKHVVIRPLAYCREKDIERFAEARQFPIIPCNLCGSQPNLQRQVIKDMLRDWDKRYPGRIETMFSAMQSVVPSHLCDTNLFDFKSIRHGGEVVDGGDLAFDREELPLQPVGWRQDEEEDEIHRPLERLDVLEIK; the protein is encoded by the coding sequence ATGCAAGAAAGTCATAACCTTAATCAAAAACAACAATACAACCTCAACAAGTTGCAAAAGCGTCTGCGCCGCAATGTGGGCGAGGCTATCGCCGATTTTTCGATGATCGAGGACGGCGACCGGGTGATGGTGTGCCTTTCCGGCGGGAAAGACAGCTACACCATGCTGGAAATTCTGCGAAACCTGCAGCAGAGCGCGCCGATTTCTTTTTCGCTGATCGCAGTCAACCTGGATCAGAAGCAGCCCGGATTTCCTGGGCATGTGCTGCCGAACTATCTGGATAGCATCGGCATCGAATACAAGATTGTCGAAGAAAATACTTACGGCATCGTAAAAGAGAAAATCCCCGAGGGGAAAACAACCTGTTCACTGTGCTCTCGCCTACGGCGTGGCATTCTGTACCGTACCGCAACGGAGCTGGGTGCGACTAAAATCGCGCTAGGCCACCATCGCGACGACATCTTGCAAACGCTGTTCCTCAATATGTTCTATGGCGGAAAGCTGAAAGGCATGCCGCCGAAGCTAATGAGCGACGACGGCAAACATGTGGTGATTCGGCCGCTGGCTTATTGCCGCGAGAAAGACATTGAACGCTTTGCCGAAGCCAGACAGTTCCCGATTATTCCTTGTAACCTGTGTGGCTCCCAGCCCAACCTACAGCGACAGGTGATTAAGGATATGCTGCGCGACTGGGATAAACGCTATCCGGGGCGGATCGAAACCATGTTCAGCGCGATGCAGAGCGTTGTGCCTTCTCATCTCTGCGATACCAACCTGTTCGATTTTAAATCCATTCGTCATGGCGGCGAGGTGGTGGACGGCGGCGACCTGGCTTTCGATCGCGAAGAGTTGCCGTTGCAGCCGGTAGGCTGGCGCCAGGATGAGGAGGAAGATGAAATTCACCGTCCGCTGGAGCGCCTGGACGTGTTGGAAATCAAATAG
- a CDS encoding flavin reductase family protein, which yields MQDLPLGKVFTLLESGPVILVTTNDGQRNNVMTITWTMVLGFSASFAITTGPWNYSYAALQTSRECVISIPTVDMIDTVVGIGMCSGQDTDKFHQFNLTPLPGRQVRAPLIGECLANIECRVADIIERYNIIVLDGLAAYIDEARMEKKMLHAVGDGTFIVDGVRLDRKEMMRAKLPDGV from the coding sequence ATGCAGGATCTTCCGCTGGGGAAAGTCTTTACGTTGCTCGAGTCGGGGCCGGTCATTCTGGTGACTACCAACGATGGTCAGCGAAATAATGTTATGACCATTACCTGGACCATGGTGCTGGGGTTTTCGGCATCGTTTGCCATAACAACCGGGCCCTGGAACTACTCTTATGCGGCGCTTCAGACGTCAAGAGAGTGCGTCATTTCCATTCCCACCGTCGACATGATAGATACCGTCGTCGGCATCGGTATGTGTTCTGGGCAGGATACGGACAAATTCCATCAATTTAATCTGACTCCGTTACCGGGGCGACAGGTGCGGGCACCGTTGATCGGGGAATGTCTGGCAAATATTGAATGTCGGGTGGCCGATATTATTGAACGCTACAACATTATCGTGCTCGATGGGCTGGCGGCGTATATTGATGAGGCGCGTATGGAAAAGAAGATGCTTCATGCAGTTGGTGACGGTACGTTTATTGTGGATGGTGTTCGGCTCGATCGAAAAGAGATGATGCGTGCCAAATTACCGGATGGGGTGTAG
- a CDS encoding putative hemolysin yields the protein MKTLTWLMVGIVLTLGGCSRHQDSDSAGSVTPVASQGNLSGPANTSPAEVNCMLAGGRMGSARQLNGALIGTCLLANGKRCDENALLKGTCPAS from the coding sequence ATGAAAACATTAACATGGCTTATGGTAGGCATTGTTCTGACGTTGGGCGGTTGTAGCCGTCATCAGGATTCGGATAGCGCCGGCAGTGTGACGCCTGTTGCGTCGCAGGGGAACTTAAGCGGGCCGGCCAACACCTCGCCTGCGGAGGTGAACTGTATGTTGGCGGGAGGGCGAATGGGGAGCGCTCGGCAGTTAAACGGCGCCTTAATCGGCACCTGTCTGCTGGCGAATGGCAAACGTTGCGATGAAAATGCACTGCTGAAAGGGACGTGCCCGGCAAGCTGA